TTCAACGAATGCGTTTTGTGAGCAGGCATCAAACGGGACGATGATGCCTGCAGGTTGGGGCGGTGAAGCTATCGGCGTCGATAATGAATTCCGTTCATCATTTGGGGTATGGGTTGACCATAGTAGCGCCAATGTACTGAATCGCGATTACGTGATGGTAGGACTGCCGAAGCATGTTAAATCCGCCATGGTGTTTCAGGGATTGGCTTACAAGGCGGTGGCCTTTGCGCCGTTTACTGCCCAGCGCCGTATCGTGCTTGACCCTGAGCACGGCGGCCGCCCCGAGTTTGTCACAGTCACGGCATCGGTTCGTTTCGGCACAGTGTGCAAATGGGGTGTGGTCGAGCTGAACCCGTCAACAGGTGACATTGAAGAGGTCATTTTCTGTGAGCCCTTCGCTGGTTCGCAAGCCAACCATGTTGTGCTGCGCAAAGACGGGCTGACCTTGAAAGCCAACAAGCTTTACGCCTTGGCGTTCTACGATATTCAATCCGAGTATGGTAACGGGGCTGACGGCTTGGTGATTGGTTGGGCGGCGGCGTTCTTCAATGATGAGCGAGATCCTAACTTATTCCCGAACGTCTGGCCGCGCGGTGATGCCGGAGAGTTCCAGATTCTCAGCAAGCCGACGTATGCCGAGCTGCAAACAGGCTACAACGTCGATTCACAACGCTTTACGGGCATGACCGACAAGCGAATCAACCATGCCACGCTGCGTGTCTGCGCATTGGATACATGGGACAACAGCTATCACGGCCAAATCAGCGAAGTGACCGAAGCTCAAAACGGTGACAATGTCACAATTACTATGGCCAGTGCCTCAAGCAGCAATAGCTATGCACTGTGCGCCAAGTTGACACCATATCCGCAGCGGATTGGCTTTTTCAAAGCTGATGGTTCAAGTGCATTTGATACCGTGGTGGATTACCAATCGCCTTATGCCTAAGGGTATCGCATATGAAATGGCTGATAGCACTAGCCATGGTGCTGTTATGGCTCAACAGCCGCAAGGGGCTGGTTATCTCAAGTGACCAGCCACGCCAACCGACGAATAACAATAACACAGGGATGAATGAAGATATGACCACCGGAATGCCGCGGGGTATCCGCAATCACAACCCGCTGAATATCGAATACAGCAAGCACAACAACTGGCGCGGCCAAGTGTCGAGCGATGGCCGATTTGTCATTTTCGAAGAGGATAAATGGGGTTTTCGCGCTGCGGCCCGCATCCTGCGCAGTTACCAGAAACGCGGGATCACCACCATCAACGACATTATCCATACCTTTGCGCCGAACCATGAGAACGACAGCGATCATTACGCCAATATGGTTGCCACTTGGACGGGTTACGGCAAGTACCAGGCACTCGACGCCAGTAACGACAACACCGCAGCGGTACTGCTCCAAGCCATGGCGCGGATGGAAGTCGGCCGCCAATATCCCATCAATGACGTGATGGAAGGAGTTGCACTGGCATGACAGTAAAGAAAGCCGCTACCTCGGTAGCACTCAGCGTCGCAGGCGTGGTAATCGGCGCCTATACACTCAAATATCTACGTAAAAAGGGATGGTTATGATTGATTTTAAACAGTCCAGTACCAAAACAGGTTTGATCCTTCTTGGCAGTGCTGCCGCAGGTTTGCTAACGGGCAATAGCGAACTAGTCACAGTGACAATTGGTGAAACCGGGGCGCAACTTGGTGGCACGATTCCGATGGTTGCCGCCATGCTTATTGGCTTGTTCGACACGGTTCGCCGGGAAAAAGGTTAGGGGGCTTGTGTGGGAGAGCTGCTGAAACTGTTTACAGAGATTGGCGTGAATCCGCCGACATTGATTATCTGTTACTTGCTTTTTCGGTCAGTAAAAGCACATGAGTCAGTGCTAGGTGAACTCAAAAAAATGTTAGCACAGCATGAAAAACGGATTATGAAATTGGAATGGGAAAGATCATCTATCCGTAATAGGTGATAACGACTCATATAGATAGTAAACTAGCTGCATATTATAGACAGAGGAATGCAACAATGGATTGGAACATCGTTTATATATCTATGTTTATTATTCTTGCTCTAGTGTTTTATGTGGGCTACGAGTTTTATAAAAGCCTTCCAAAGATACGTGAAGTTTGGAAAAAGTTAAAAAAATTCGAAAAGCACATGATCAAGATGGCAGCTTTATTAATTCTATTTTTGGCTACCTCTCCATTACAGCCAGATTCACCTAATTTCCTAAATGTTTTATACAAAATTGTTGAAAGCTTAGCTTTGGGGTTTGTTGTTGCGGGAGCTACCACGTTTGTCAAAGCAGCTCATAATATAAAGGAAATAGAGGAAGATAAAAAAGAAAAATTGAAAATAATCTCAGATAAATCATAGCATTAAGCCCGCATTTGCGGGCTTTGTATTTTCATTAATTTAGCGGAACAGAGCCCCACATATAAGCTTCTTTAGCATCGTTATAGATGAAACCTGCCAAGTATTTGGTGCTGTCCACAGTCACATTAAATGCCATACCTTTGTAGCTGCCATCAAATCCAGAGTTTGAACATCCCGAAGCATCAACATCGACCGTGTGATAGAACGACACTTCACTGATTAGCTTGCCGGACAATGTGCAGTCAGCGTTGATTGTCAGGTTCGCGGCACTGTCCAGTGACCAAGAGTCACCAGTCATTGGATCAGTGAAGGTACCAACAAGGCTATCCAATGGTCTAAGCTTATCGGTTTGTCGATCAAACGAGTATACAAACGGGTCGCCGTTGATAGTCGTTGAAACTCTAGCAGTATTACCTTCATAGAAAATGCTGACAACTTGGCTAGGTTCATAGAAATAGAGCCCATCAGAAATAACAGCTGCTCCCGTTAGCCTGAGTTCATTGGCAAGCGTGTAGATATTGTCAAAGTAAAAAATGGTGGTGCCATCTGAGATAAGCACTTTGCCTGCATTGTTTTTATCAACCAGCATGACAACTTCACCAGATTGAAATAGACCATCGAACTTCGTGCCGGTTTCTTTGCCTGAGCTGTCAGCATCGCCACCAGAGCCGCCGCCACATGCAGTGATAAAAATAGCGAGTAACAGTACAACTAGATTTCTCATTGGATCATCCTTGAAAGTGAATAAGGGATTTTAGTATGCAAGCAAATAACCGATTGGAAACCCTAAAAGTGTTTAGGTTAGAGTCAGTTAACGGATCAAATTGCAAAGGCTAGGGAGCTTGCTTCTTGGTTGCATGCTTCGCCATAATTTTGCGTTGTTGCTTCTTTTTATCCTTGCTAATCGTCTCATGCCGAGGTTGCTTGAGTCGGCGGCCGCCACGGAACGGCAGCTGCGTAACGACATTTGAACGAACGGGCACATAGTCCAATTCATAGAGCCGTTTTAACGCGTGGTACTCATCAAAACGGAGTGCCCAAGAGTCGAGTTCTTTGGGGCTGAACTGACGACCCTCGGGAGTGATGATAATACAGCGGTCTTCATCAACCCGAAAACCTTGCCAGCGGGTATCATCGGGCAGATAGCCACGGGCTCGAATAATCAGGAGTTTTTCGGCCATGGGGTTAACGTCGATGTGGCCGGATAACCAACGCTTGACGGTGATAGGACGAACGTGAAACCACGCGGACGCCTCAGCAATATTGTCGAAATGACGCCAGAACAGCTTGACGAAGGATTCGTGCAGCATGATGTGCCTCGCAAAATTTATCGTTTATTAAAAGTATTTTTCGATTAATCAAACGTGGATTGATAGACAACACCGATAAAACTAGCCAACAACAGTAAACCGGACTTAAGCCAACGTTTGTGGACACAAAACGCTAAGTCATTGCGAAAGATAGAAAAAGGTGCGTGTATCGTTTTAACTAACTGTTTCCAAGACATTTTGATGCTCCAAAACTAAAGGTTTCCAAGCTGACCCAAGCCAGGCTTGAGTTTGTTAAAATAATACCCGTCAGTGCGCATTATGGATGCGTTATGTTAAATACGGTCGTTGGCAAAGTTGTTAAATAACTCGAAACATCAACAGTTTAGGGGATTTATTATTCAATCGGTTGATTAATGATAGATTGAATAAATAAGCACTATGACTAGTAAGTTGACCGAAAACTACATTTTTAGAAAATTTGTCTGTGGACTGAGTAAAAAAAGGGTAGCTGAGCTATGTTTCAAATCTGTGAGAACCATCACACGTTGGGACTCGGGTCAGAAGATACCACCGGAGTGCAGACGACTAATGAAGCTCTATTCATGTAGAGATCTTGCAGCGATTAATGACGACTGGAGAGGGTGGCAAATCAAACAAGGGGAGTTGGTGACGCCGAACGGATGGACTTTAACCCCAGACAGGATCGTTACAGGAAATGCGCTTTTACAAATCAGTGCCGAGAACGATAGGGAGATGAAGGCCGCGATCATCAAAACTGCGAGAATGCTAAAAAGACTGCCTCTAGTGTAAAAAGATAAGCCCCGAAGAAGGGGCTATTTCATATTTACTCTGTAACTTCTCTTAGACCATCTAAGGCATTAACATAGTTAAGTACTTTGGACTTCAAATGATAAATCTCTTGCTGAAGTCTTCGATTTTCTCTGAGCTGCTCATCATGTAACTGGCTAAACTCTAAAGCAGCATAGCCACCTTCGATGAGAGCACCAGACTGAGTTGCTTTACCTGTGAGTTCCTTAAGAGCATCAATCATATTCTGGTGCTTTTCTGTATCTCTAATCGTGATTGCCATCATTAACCTCATTCTTCCCTGGAACAAATTAAGATAAATGATAGCAATCCTAAGTGGAGTTACAATAAGCCTGGATGAAAATTGATAGCAAAACCGCAAAATTGTTCCTGGAACAAATGCCAATTTTGATAGCTGCAACATTTCACCACGCTGTAGGGCACGACGACCCCAAAAACTTTCACCCCGTATTACTAGACGGGGCATGAAATCAAAGCCGCTACACTGTAACAATGTTCATGCAGCAACTAAGATTTATAGCCCTGTTAAGGTGTGAGCAACGCTACCACCTGACCTAAACCATTGCACCGTAAACACGAAACCCAACCTTGAGTTGAAAATGCCAAGCGTTGGGAATCACTCTTAAATGCTTTGTTAGGTTTTGGACTTCAGGATTGCATATAGAGCCTTTATATACTTGCAAGCTATTGGCTCTAAACGCTCAAATGAAATAGATAAATCTGTTAACTCATCACCAAATTGACCATGACGTGGATAGTTCTTTGCCAACTGTTTACTAATTACGCCTTCATGTTTAATTGCATTATTCAACAACCTTAGCTCATTGACTGCATTAAACTCCGGTAGTTTTTTTGCTTCTGGTGGCAATACTTTCCATAAATCATTCCAGTTGGAGAGGTTCCTTGTTCCTACTTCAAGATTGAAAAACCTAACAAGTTCTTTGTGCTTGAGCTCAACCCTTTTATAAAGCGCTAAGATGTATAACTCACCAGCTAGGTCGACAACACTAAACTTATAAATTGCGTCATCTTCAATCCATGAACGGTGCATATGCTCATGTTCTTTAAATAAAAATTTCATGTTGTCGTGTGCAGCTTGTGCTTGCTCAATCTTGGAAAACTCGCAGTCCATAGCTTCAGAAAAAACTTTTTTAAAGGAGTTGATAGTGTCAGTATCAAGACTAGACATATGACTTTCGATCAAATCTTCAAAAGATAAACTCAACTTACTCTCCTTAAAAACCTAACGCCCTGTTAAGGTGTGAGCAACGCAATACTGAAGCTCCCGCATACCACCTTAAACGCTAAACGCAACGCATAGTAAAAATGCCACGCGTTGCGAATCACTCTTAAACAGTTTGTTATTTGTCATTTTTTCCTATGAACTAGTCAGCAAAGGATCTTTTTCACCATTCGGTCCGACTAAACGAGTGTTAATAAGTGGAACTAACGGACGCAATGATAGCTTGTCAGTAAGATCATCATATACACGAGTTACAGACCACTCTTGCAATTGCGAGGTTTTACCGTCAACTACAATATTCATTGAAGCTACAGTATAACGAGGAAACTTGTACTGAGGCACAGCTGACAATGAATCCATTAAAGTCAGCACATTATCGTTTTTCTGAGGATCTGCCGCAGCATAGTGAGCAGCCACTTTGTTTCGCCATAATTTGACAGGCTTGGGTAGCCACTCATTGCGTTCGTTGTATATGAGTTCTTTTACTTCTTGTGCGCGCTTCTTGATGTCATCGTATTCATTTCCCTGATTGAGGAACTTCTGAATACCAAAGAGGGAGCATAAGTTCATCATGTAAATGCTGAACACATCAAAATTTGTTGTACCACAAGCAATTAAGTATGGGTCATTCATACTTAACCCACCTAACTGTAAGTGTATAGGTGGTAAAGGAGGTAGTTTCCCTCGATAGTAGAAATTCAATACCTGTTCTGCTTCGTGCTGCGTTTTATAGCAATTCATTAAAAACTTTAAGTTTTCATAATGTCTAACATTACTAGCTTCACGATACAAAAGAGATTTCACTTGATTGATCGGATATTCAAGTAAATCATCACTTCCATCTTGAGATATACCAAATTTCATTTATTAACAGCCTTGATTTTTAGCTATACGATAAGCCTCTCGCAC
This Photobacterium gaetbulicola Gung47 DNA region includes the following protein-coding sequences:
- a CDS encoding hypothetical protein (COG0223), with the translated sequence MRNLVVLLLAIFITACGGGSGGDADSSGKETGTKFDGLFQSGEVVMLVDKNNAGKVLISDGTTIFYFDNIYTLANELRLTGAAVISDGLYFYEPSQVVSIFYEGNTARVSTTINGDPFVYSFDRQTDKLRPLDSLVGTFTDPMTGDSWSLDSAANLTINADCTLSGKLISEVSFYHTVDVDASGCSNSGFDGSYKGMAFNVTVDSTKYLAGFIYNDAKEAYMWGSVPLN
- a CDS encoding hypothetical protein (COG2175) yields the protein MKFGISQDGSDDLLEYPINQVKSLLYREASNVRHYENLKFLMNCYKTQHEAEQVLNFYYRGKLPPLPPIHLQLGGLSMNDPYLIACGTTNFDVFSIYMMNLCSLFGIQKFLNQGNEYDDIKKRAQEVKELIYNERNEWLPKPVKLWRNKVAAHYAAADPQKNDNVLTLMDSLSAVPQYKFPRYTVASMNIVVDGKTSQLQEWSVTRVYDDLTDKLSLRPLVPLINTRLVGPNGEKDPLLTSS